DNA from Candidatus Acidiferrales bacterium:
TTTTACATTGAACCGCTTTTCAATTTCTCTCTCAATTTCTATCTTGTTTGAATCCTTCGAAACTTCAAAAACATATTGCTGGTGCTCCTGCAGTTTCGTGTTCTTCTCGGTCAAAAGAGGTCTAACGATCACACTCATGCTGCCGCTCCGACTAACTTGTTTTGTAGAACATCTAATGCACTCTTTTGGAAAACGATCACATCGTTGTTAAGTAATTCGTAAGGAGACACGCCGATGGCTTCCTTCGCAAAAACCTCCGGCAAATTTCGCACGGAAAGAGAAATCGCTTTATCATCCTTTGGAAGGAGCATCAGTACTTTTTTTCCTTTCAGCCCGAGCGAATTTAATATCTGGGTGACATGCTTCGTCTTCGTTTCAGAGAGACTGAAATCTTCGACCACCATCAAGCCGTTATCTTTCGCTTTGTATGACAGCGCGGATTTCTTGGCCAGAGTCTTGACCTTGTCGTTCACTTTTTTCTCATAACTATGCGGCTGAGGCCCGAAGATGGTGCCACCGCCGACCCATACCGGATTCCGTATCGAACCGCTCCTTGCACGGCCGGTATGTTTTTGCTTCCACGGCTTCTTTCCGCCGCCGCTTACTTCACCACGCATTTTCGTCTTGTGTGTACCCTGACGAGCGTTTGCAAGATATGCCGTAACGGCTTGATAGATCGCCTGGTCGTTCGGTACTATCTCAAATACAGCCGGCGAAAGCTGAACCGTCTCGCCAGTCTTACTTCCATCGATTTTCAATACTTCTAATTGCATTTTCGTCTCACTTCCATATCTGGACGTAACCGTTTGTCGGACCAGGTACCGGACCTTCGACCAAAATCAGATTCGAGTCTGGAATCAGTCGGACCACCTTTAAATTTTTTATAGTGGAACGTTTGCCGCCCATCCTTCCCGCCATTCTGAGACCTTTGAATGACCTCGAGGGATAAGAAGAACTGCCTACTGAACCCGGAGCTCGGAGCCTGTCGCTTTGTCCATGAGTCACCGCACCGCCGCCGAAATGATGCCGCTTCACGACACCTTGAAAGCCCTTGCCTTTCGAAGTTCCCGTGACGGAAACCTTGTCACCGATCGCAAAGACTTTATCGGCACTGATCACATCGCCCAATTTATACGAGCCGATTTCAAAGCCATCGAATTCACCGAGCAATGCCGCCGGTTTTATTCCAGCCTTCGCAAAATGGCCCTTCAATGGTTTGTTGACGACGCGTTCCGGCTTCTCTCCGAACGCAATTTGCAGCGCCTCGTATCCGTCGCGCTCTTTTGTCTTTATCGCGGTAACCGGACACGGACCAGCTTCAATGACGGTGACGGAGATTGAATTCCCTTTGTCATCGAACACATTAGTCATGCCGATTTTTTTTCCCAGCAGACCCTTCATGGCATAATTCTCAATTTATAATTCATCATTTAGAAATTAAGATTTGAAATCCCTTATCGTCAGACTTTCATTTCGACATCGACGCCCGCGGGCAAATCCAGCTTCGTCAACGAGTCGACGGACTTCGAGGACGCATTGTAAATGTATATAAGACGTTTGTGCTGTCGAAGCTCAAACTGCTCGCGACTTTTTTTGTCGACGTGCGGCGAACGTAAAACGGTATAAATCGTTTTCTTCGTCGGCAGCGGAATAGGTCCTGAAACAACTGCTCCCGTCGATTTTATCGTCCTGACGATTTTTTCTGCCGATTTATCTATCAGAGCATGATCGTAAGATTTCAATTTAATCCTGATAGTCTGACCAGTCACGCGTACCTCGTATGTAGATTGTAGAACTTCAGTTCTTGACCTTCAAATATTTTATTCTAAGATTTTCGTAACGACACCCGCTCCGACGGTGTGTCCGCCTTCACGAATAGCGAACTTAAGGCCTTCTTCCATCGCGATCGGGATTATCAATTCGATCTTCAGGCCATCCACGTTATCACCGGGCATCACCATCTCCGTGCCGGCAGGAAATTCAGTTGCGGCACCTGTGACGTCTGTTGTGCGGAAATAAAATTGTGGACGATAATTCTTGAAGAACGGCGTGTGTCGTCCGCCTTCTTCTTTGCTCAGCACGTAAACCTGCGCATTAAACTTTGTGTGCGGGGTAATCGTACCCGGCTTCGCAAGAACCATTCCGCGCTCCAGTTCCGTTTTCTCTACCCCGCGCAGGAGAACTCCAATATTGTCGCCGGCCATGCCTTCATCGAGTTCCTTTCTGAACATCTCAAGACCCGTGCAGACGGCCTTCTTATGAGCACCCAGCCCGATAACTTCGAGTTCCTCGCCGACCTTTACCTTTCCGCGCTCGACTCTTCCGGTTCCGACTGTGCCACGACCCGTGATGGTGAAGACATCTTCTACCGGCATCAGGAACGGTTTGTCAATGTCGCGCTTCGGGAGCGGAATGTAGCTGTCAACGGCATCAAGCAGATCGTAGATGCATTTAAATCGGGGATCATCCGCCTTTGCATTTGGATCGCTCCCGGCTTCCATGGCTTTCAGCGCGCTTCCCCGGACGACGGGAATTTCATCGCCTGGGAATTCATATTTTTTCAAAAGATCACGGACTTCAACTTCGACCAGATCGAGAAGCTCGGGATCGTCGACCATGTCCACCTTGTTCATGAAAACCACGATTTTCGGGACGTTCACCTGACGTGCAAGAAGGACATGCTCGCGCGTTTGAGGCATCGGTCCATCATTTGCCGCAACAACGAGAATGGCTCCGTCCATCTGAGCGGCGCCGGTAATCATGTTCTTTATATAATCCGCGTGTCCCGGGCAATCTACGTGAGCGTAATGCCGCTTCGCAGTTGAGTATTCAACGTGGGCAGTAGCGATAGTTATGCCGCGCGCTTTCTCCTCCGGTGCGTTATCGATGCTGTCGAAACTCCTCGCAGATGCCAGACCCTTCTTCGAAAGGGCGAGCGTTATTGCAGATGTAAGGGTTGTCTTACCATGGTCAATGTGCCCGATCGTGCCGACATTGATATGCGGCTTGCTCCGATCAAATTTCTCCTTTGCCATTTAAATTCTCCTTATGATTTTTTCAAACTATTAAACAAGACCAAAGAGGAACTATTGAACAATGAAATTACCATCATGCAGCAACAGACTCCTTGCCGCGAACTTTTTCGATGATCTGCTCGGCAATGCTTCGTGGTACCTCATCATAATGAGAGAACTGCATCGTGAAGATTGCGCGTCCCTGCGTCATGGAACGGAGCGACGTTGCGTATCCGAACATCTCCGAGAGCGGGACCATCGCTTTTACAACCTGAGCATCTTTCCGAGAGCCAATTCCCTCGATGCGGCCGCGGCGCGAATTCAAATCTCCCATGACATCGCCCAGATATTCTTCCGGCGTGACAACCTCAACATCCATGATAGGTTCGAGCAAAACCGGATCGGCTTTCTTAGAGCCGTCTTTGAACGCAATACTTCCTGCAATCTTAAAAGCCATTTCACTCGAGTCGACCTCATGGAACGATCCGTCAAACAGTTTTGCTTTAACATCAACTACAGGATACCCGGCGAGCACGCCGCTCTGCAGTGCCTCTTGGATGCCCTCAGCAACTGCAGGAACATATTCTTTAGGGATTACGCCGCCAACAATTGCGTTTGTAAATTCAAAACCTTTTCCTTTTTCATTAGGCTCGATTTCAAGCCAAACGTCTCCGTATTGACCATGGCCTCCCGATTGCCTTATGAACTTACCTTGCTGAGTGACTTTCTTTCTAATCGTCTCCTTATAAGCAACCTGCGGTCTTCCCACGTTCGCCTCGACTTTGAATTCACGTCTTAGTCGATCGACGATAATTTCAAGGTGAAGCTCTCCCATCCCACTGATGATCGTCTGGCCTGTCTCTTCATCTGTCGACATTCTAAAAGTCGGGTCTTCCTCAGTCAGCTTTACGAGAGATTCTCCAAGCTTTTCCTGATCCGCTTTAGTCTTCGGCTCGATGGCAACATGGATAACCGGCTCCGGAAACTCCATTTTCTCCAAAACAATAGGAGCATTTTCATCACACAGTGTGTCGCCCGTCTTCGTATGTTTCAGCCCCACCGCGGCAACTATATCGCCCGTGAAAGCGGTTTCGATGTCCTCGCGGTGATTGGCGTGCATCCTGAGAACACGTCCGATTCGTTCCTTTCTGCCGGTGATTGAATTAAATACATAAGATCCGCCGGAAAGCGTGCCGCTGTACACGCGGAAAAAGGTCAGCTTGCCGACATACGGGTCCGTCATGATCTTAAATGCCAACGCAGAAAATTTTTCGTCATCGGAAGGCTCACGTGAGATTTGCTGTCCGTTGGGATCATGTCCATGAGTTGCGCCGACATCGATCGGAGACGGAAGAAAATCGACGACGGAATCCATCAAGCGCTGAACACCTTTATTCTTAAACGCGGTTCCACAGGCTACCGGAACAATTTTTCCATCTATCGTCGCTTTTCTGATAGTCGAAATAATTTCGTCTTCAGAAATTTCTTTTCCGTCTAAATATTTTACGAGAAGTGAATCATCAATATCGGAAACTGCCTCGAGAAGCTTCGTCCTGTACTCCTGCGCAATTTTCTGCAGGTCGTGAGGAATGTCGTACTCTTCCCAGGTAGTTCCCAAGTTTGTCTCGCTGTACATCACGGCTTTCATCTTAATGAGGTCAACCACCCCGGAGAACAAATCGCCTTCGCCAATCGGGAGTTGAATGGGAACCGGATTCGCTTTTAACCTGTCTTTCATCATCTGGATGACATTGAAAAAATCTGCTCCAACGCGGTCCATCTTGTTCACAAATGCGATTCGAGGAACTCCGTATTTGTCGGCTTGTCGCCACACCGTTTCAGATTGCGGTTCGACTCCTCCGACAGCGCAGAAAAGTGCGATAGCACCGTCGAGCACGCGAAGAGAACGCTCAACCTCGATCGTAAAATCGACATGTCCCGGAGTATCAATAATATTTATCCGGTGATCTCTCCAAAAACAGGTAGTCGCAGCGGAGGTGATTGTAA
Protein-coding regions in this window:
- the fusA gene encoding elongation factor G, with product MTREYPLERTRNIGIMAHIDAGKTTTTERILFYTGKTHRMGEVHDGAATMDFMEQEKERGITITSAATTCFWRDHRINIIDTPGHVDFTIEVERSLRVLDGAIALFCAVGGVEPQSETVWRQADKYGVPRIAFVNKMDRVGADFFNVIQMMKDRLKANPVPIQLPIGEGDLFSGVVDLIKMKAVMYSETNLGTTWEEYDIPHDLQKIAQEYRTKLLEAVSDIDDSLLVKYLDGKEISEDEIISTIRKATIDGKIVPVACGTAFKNKGVQRLMDSVVDFLPSPIDVGATHGHDPNGQQISREPSDDEKFSALAFKIMTDPYVGKLTFFRVYSGTLSGGSYVFNSITGRKERIGRVLRMHANHREDIETAFTGDIVAAVGLKHTKTGDTLCDENAPIVLEKMEFPEPVIHVAIEPKTKADQEKLGESLVKLTEEDPTFRMSTDEETGQTIISGMGELHLEIIVDRLRREFKVEANVGRPQVAYKETIRKKVTQQGKFIRQSGGHGQYGDVWLEIEPNEKGKGFEFTNAIVGGVIPKEYVPAVAEGIQEALQSGVLAGYPVVDVKAKLFDGSFHEVDSSEMAFKIAGSIAFKDGSKKADPVLLEPIMDVEVVTPEEYLGDVMGDLNSRRGRIEGIGSRKDAQVVKAMVPLSEMFGYATSLRSMTQGRAIFTMQFSHYDEVPRSIAEQIIEKVRGKESVAA
- the rpsJ gene encoding 30S ribosomal protein S10, which codes for MTGQTIRIKLKSYDHALIDKSAEKIVRTIKSTGAVVSGPIPLPTKKTIYTVLRSPHVDKKSREQFELRQHKRLIYIYNASSKSVDSLTKLDLPAGVDVEMKV
- the rplD gene encoding 50S ribosomal protein L4 yields the protein MQLEVLKIDGSKTGETVQLSPAVFEIVPNDQAIYQAVTAYLANARQGTHKTKMRGEVSGGGKKPWKQKHTGRARSGSIRNPVWVGGGTIFGPQPHSYEKKVNDKVKTLAKKSALSYKAKDNGLMVVEDFSLSETKTKHVTQILNSLGLKGKKVLMLLPKDDKAISLSVRNLPEVFAKEAIGVSPYELLNNDVIVFQKSALDVLQNKLVGAAA
- the rplC gene encoding 50S ribosomal protein L3 encodes the protein MKGLLGKKIGMTNVFDDKGNSISVTVIEAGPCPVTAIKTKERDGYEALQIAFGEKPERVVNKPLKGHFAKAGIKPAALLGEFDGFEIGSYKLGDVISADKVFAIGDKVSVTGTSKGKGFQGVVKRHHFGGGAVTHGQSDRLRAPGSVGSSSYPSRSFKGLRMAGRMGGKRSTIKNLKVVRLIPDSNLILVEGPVPGPTNGYVQIWK
- the tuf gene encoding elongation factor Tu codes for the protein MAKEKFDRSKPHINVGTIGHIDHGKTTLTSAITLALSKKGLASARSFDSIDNAPEEKARGITIATAHVEYSTAKRHYAHVDCPGHADYIKNMITGAAQMDGAILVVAANDGPMPQTREHVLLARQVNVPKIVVFMNKVDMVDDPELLDLVEVEVRDLLKKYEFPGDEIPVVRGSALKAMEAGSDPNAKADDPRFKCIYDLLDAVDSYIPLPKRDIDKPFLMPVEDVFTITGRGTVGTGRVERGKVKVGEELEVIGLGAHKKAVCTGLEMFRKELDEGMAGDNIGVLLRGVEKTELERGMVLAKPGTITPHTKFNAQVYVLSKEEGGRHTPFFKNYRPQFYFRTTDVTGAATEFPAGTEMVMPGDNVDGLKIELIIPIAMEEGLKFAIREGGHTVGAGVVTKILE